From the Scatophagus argus isolate fScaArg1 chromosome 21, fScaArg1.pri, whole genome shotgun sequence genome, one window contains:
- the naglu gene encoding alpha-N-acetylglucosaminidase, producing the protein MGIRMSHRSGCNLILVVVFCLFISSYCKFPTLDHIKPKYSDKTQGRAVVELLKRLLGNRSTEFIVSVNRSLSNDSLDVCELRSTKNNKIVATGSTGVAVTSGIYNYLKYFCNCHVSWSGDQLHLPRPLPKLTGVLRINTQHRFRYYQNVCTFSYSSVWWDWPRWEREIDWMALNGINLPLAFTGQEALWQEVYQALGLNQSEIAEFFTGPAFLAWNRMGNMFKFGGPLPQSWHVNQLSLQFKILERMRAFGMIPVLPAFSGNIPRGLLRLYPKANVTRLGPWAHFNCSFSCSYILDPRDPLFLQIGSLYLSQVVKQFGTDHIYNTDTFNEMTPPSSDPTYLSAVSRAVFASLTAVDPQAVWLMQGWLFFSDTAFWNPPQIQALLHGVPLGRMIVLDLFAETEPIFSYTESFYGQPFIWCMLQNFGGNSGFFGTVESINSGPFEALQFPNSTLVGIGMTPEGIEQNPVMYELMSELAWRKEPVNLLKWVSLYAARRYGSTQENLTAAWRLLFTSVYNCTVPHYKNHNHSPLVRRPSFHMNCDLWYDPADLYKAWKLFIEADPSLMSKETFQYDLVDLTRQVLQVLTTSLYKDIVDAFHQQKMLELLTAGGVLVYDLLPELNRLLNSNHNFLLGTWLDRARSLALDEEEAQLYDMNARNQLTLWGPSGEILDYASKEWGGLIEDYYAQRWNLFVHTLVECLDSGQPFKQDSFNQAVFQVEKGFIYNRRQYPTKPQGDTYDIAHRIFLKYYPHALKRL; encoded by the exons ATGGGGATCAGAATGTCACACAGAAGCGGATGTAACCTGATTCTGGTCgttgtgttctgtctttttatATCATCCTATTGTAAGTTTCCTACTCTAGACCACATTAAACCGAAATACAGCGACAAGACACAAGGGAGAGCAGTGGTCGAGCTGCTGAAACGCCTGCTCGGGAACAGGTCTACGGAGTTTATAGTGTCAGTCAACAGAAGCCTTTCCAACGACAGTCTGGATGTGTGTGAGCTCAGGTCgactaaaaacaacaagataGTCGCAACGGGCAGTACCGGAGTGGCCGTAACTTCTGGCATTTACAACTATCTGAAATACTTCTGCAACTGCCATGTTTCCTGGTCTGGTGACCAGCTACATCTGCCCCGTCCGCTGCCAAAGCTCACCGGCGTCCTGCGCATCAACACCCAACATAG ATTCCGGTACTACCAGAATGTATGCACTTTTAGCTATTCTTCTGTGTGGTGGGACTGGCCAAGATGGGAGAGGGAGATCGACTGGATGGCACTTAATGGAATCAATCTGCCACTGGCTTTTACTGGACAAGAAGCCTTGTGGCAAGAG GTTTACCAAGCTCTTGGATTAAACCAGTCAGAGATTGCGGAGTTCTTCACTGGTCCAGCGTTTCTTGCCTGGAATCGTATGGGAAACATGTTCAAGTTTGGTGGGCCCCTGCCGCAATCCTGGCATGTGAACCAGCTCTCTCTCCAA TTTAAAATCTTAGAACGAATGAGAGCCTTTGGCATGATTCCTGTGCTGCCAGCCTTCTCTGGGAACATTCCAAGGGGACTCCTCAG GTTGTATCCAAAGGCCAATGTAACCAGATTGGGGCCTTGGGCTCATTTCAACTGCAGCTTCTCATGCTCCTATATCTTAGACCCTCGGGACCCACTTTTCCTCCAGATCGGTTCCCTCTATTTGTCACAGGTGGTGAAGCAGTTTGGTACGGACCACATATATAACACTGACACCTTCAATGAGATGACACCACCTTCCTCTGACCCCACCTACCTGTCTGCAGTCAGTCGCGCTGTTTTTGCCTCACTCACTGCGG TTGATCCTCAGGCAGTTTGGCTGATGCAAGGCTGGCTGTTCTTCAGTGATACAGCATTCTGGAACCCACCCCAGATTCAGGCCCTACTACACGGAGTGCCCCTTGGAAGAATGATTGTGCTGGACCTGTTTGCAGAGACTGAGCCAATTTTCTCCTACACAGAGTCTTTCTATGGACAGCCCTTCATCTGGTGCATGCTGCAAAACTTTGGTGGCAACAGTGGATTCTTTGGCACAGTGGAGAGCATAAATTCAGGGCCCTTTGAAGCCTTACAGTTCCCAAACTCCACCTTGGTGGGTATAGGCATGACACCTGAGGGCATTGAGCAGAATCCTGTGATGTATGAGTTGATGAGTGAGTTGGCTTGGCGCAAGGAGCCAGTAAACTTACTCAAGTGGGTGTCGCTGTATGCAGCGCGCCGCTATGGCAGCACACAAGAGAACCTCACAGCTGCATGGAGACTCTTGTTCACCAGTGTCTACAACTGCACAGTGCCACATTACAAAAACCACAACCATAGTCCGCTGGTGCGCCGGCCTTCCTTTCACATGAATTGTGATCTTTGGTATGACCCAGCTGACCTGTACAAAGCCTGGAAACTGTTTATTGAGGCGGATCCATCTCTCATGTCCAAGGAGACCTTCCAATATGATCTAGTGGATTTGACACGGCAGGTCCTACAAGTCTTGACAACATCCCTCTACAAGGATATTGTAGATGCCTTCCATCAACAAAAGATGTTAGAGCTGCTGACTGCAGGTGGAGTTCTGGTATATGACCTCCTGCCTGAGCTCAACCGCTTGCTGAATAGCAACCATAACTTCCTGTTGGGTACGTGGCTGGACCGGGCACGATCCTTAGCCCTAGATGAGGAGGAGGCACAACTCTATGACATGAATGCTAGAAACCAGCTCACTCTATGGGGTCCGAGTGGTGAGATCCTGGACTATGCCAGCAAAGAGTGGGGAGGCCTCATAGAGGATTACTATGCCCAGCGATGGAACCTGTTTGTTCATACCCTGGTAGAGTGTCTGGACAGTGGGCAACCATTCAAGCAGGACAGCTTCAACCAGGCAGTTTTCCAGGTAGAAAAGGGTTTCATTTACAATAGAAGACAATACCCAACTAAGCCTCAGGGAGACACATATGATATCGCCCACCGGATCTTCCTTAAGTATTACCCACATGCTTTGAAGAGACTATAG